From the Eremothecium cymbalariae DBVPG#7215 chromosome 6, complete sequence genome, one window contains:
- the FPT1 gene encoding chromatin-associated RNAPIII regulator FPT1 (similar to Ashbya gossypii AAL180C), with the protein MEELYVYAGENMPRVKLCLLKRYPSVQEVIKFLGKTQDRYSVQLSSIETITGNLKIRCGMLEDCEEYPFYILEFNEVNKDYSLWKLADVDWKFGSVVASLYVAGVCGKGSGEEQGDDGFEKLPEELDECLKPEIDRGCLLECLRKLNRRVMVVDWGVFGRALDAMFTEKQVRGDDLVTLKGMVSLVALQTTVETSKRQLQQDLEDYDLRVRSRSRSQESTRTSSPDSILLPSSASRSSLISSAHYTYGMPATQLDTNFKAFFRSMAENFELFDEPQTVQRGRVSKRKKKCSAGRQPKGFLEA; encoded by the coding sequence ATGGAAGAGCTATACGTATATGCAGGAGAAAATATGCCGAGGGTTAAATTGTGTCTTTTGAAAAGGTACCCCTCGGTGCaagaagttattaaatTCTTAGGCAAGACTCAGGATAGGTATTCTGTTCAATTGAGTAGTATTGAAACTATTACTGgaaatttgaagataagATGTGGGATGCTTGAGGATTGTGAGGAATAtcctttttatattttggaGTTTAATGAGGTGAATAAGGATTATTCTTTGTGGAAGTTGGCGGATGTTGATTGGAAATTTGGGAGTGTCGTTGCGTCGTTGTATGTTGCTGGGGTGTGCGGTAAAGGGAGTGGGGAGGAGCAGGGGGATGATGGGTTTGAAAAGTTGCCTGAGGAGCTTGATGAGTGTTTGAAGCCGGAGATTGATAGAGGGTGTTTGTTGGAATGCCTACGGAAACTCAATAGACGGGTTATGGTGGTGGACTGGGGGGTGTTTGGTAGGGCGTTGGATGCGATGTTTACCGAAAAACAGGTGCGGGGGGATGATTTGGTAACGCTAAAGGGTATGGTATCGTTGGTGGCTCTTCAGACGACGGTGGAGACAAGCAAGCGGCAGCTACAACAAGATTTGGAGGATTATGACTTGCGGGTGAGGTCTCGATCCAGATCGCAGGAGTCTACTCGTACATCTTCACCTGACAGCATATTATTACCATCCTCTGCCTCGCGGTCGTCCCTTATTTCTAGCGCGCACTACACCTACGGGATGCCTGCGACCCAATTGGATACTAACTTCAAAGCCTTCTTCAGGTCCATGGCCGAGAACTTTGAGCTTTTTGATGAACCCCAGACAGTTCAGCGCGGCAGGGTATCCAAACGGAAGAAGAAATGTTCTGCCGGTCGACAACCCAAAGGTTTCCTAGAAGCTTAA
- a CDS encoding CAP domain-containing protein (similar to Ashbya gossypii AAL179W): MKLSQLVVSGASLLALASAAQPGLERRGNKNNIMVVFGEVYVRGSNTYTKYTSFFTDSVPSLTDPPKLSLDPEPSSEPETPEEQVQSSNDVKSMFTTTEYKQRTTYYPVESLPKSASSSAAPSSAPMSETSASVEQPSENAKPTLPSPSPSPSPSSPSPSPSSPSPSPSSPSPSPSSPSPSPSSPSPSPSSPSSSSSSPPRSSSSSQPSSDFQSTLLTAHNDKRRLHKDTSTLTWSDKLAQYAQNYADQYDCSGNLVHSNGGYGENLAVGYPNFKDAVDAWYDEIREYSFSNPTFSRSTGHFTQLVWKSTSQVGCGFKTCGPTVGTYLICSYDPPGNYIGRFAANVLPADPSRRK; the protein is encoded by the coding sequence ATGAAGTTGTCTCAACTCGTTGTGTCAGGAGCGTCTTTACTGGCACTAGCGTCAGCCGCGCAGCCCGGATTGGAGCGCCGAGGTAATAAGAACAATATTATGGTTGTATTCGGTGAAGTTTACGTGAGAGGGTCCAACACTTATACCAAGTATACGTCTTTCTTTACTGATTCTGTACCTTCGTTGACAGACCCTCCAAAGCTAAGTCTGGACCCAGAACCAAGCTCTGAGCCTGAAACACCTGAGGAGCAGGTTCAGTCGTCAAATGATGTTAAAAGTATGTTCACCACTACGGAGTACAAACAACGTACGACTTACTACCCTGTAGAATCATTGCCCAAGTCTGCTTCCAGCAGTGCTGCTCCATCCTCTGCGCCTATGTCTGAGACTTCTGCTTCGGTTGAACAACCATCCGAAAACGCCAAGCCTACCCTGCCATCGCCTTCcccatcaccatcaccatcttcCCCATCGCCTTCCCCATCTTCcccatcaccatcaccatcttccccatcaccatcaccatcttcCCCATCGCCTTCCCCATCTTCcccatcaccatcaccatcttcCCCATCTTCTTCCAGCTCATCTCCTCCCAGgtcctcttcatcctccCAACCTAGCAGTGACTTTCAATCGACTTTATTGACAGCACATAACGACAAACGTAGGTTGCACAAGGATACGAGCACCTTAACCTGGTCGGACAAACTCGCCCAGTATGCCCAAAACTACGCTGACCAGTACGACTGCAGTGGCAACTTGGTCCATTCAAATGGAGGTTACGGTGAGAATTTGGCGGTAGGATACCCTAACTTCAAAGATGCTGTCGATGCCTGGTACGATGAGATCAGGGAATATAGTTTTAGTAATCCAACCTTTTCAAGATCTACTGGCCACTTCACACAATTGGTCTGGAAGAGTACCAGCCAGGTTGGCTGCGGTTTCAAAACGTGTGGCCCTACTGTTGGAACCTATCTGATCTGTTCCTACGATCCTCCAGGAAACTACATTGGTCGGTTCGCTGCAAACGTCTTGCCAGCTGACCCCtccagaagaaaatga
- a CDS encoding CAP domain-containing protein (similar to Ashbya gossypii AAL178W) produces MLKLYIQILLLLYFKTSSTFAKTKYNIVTKIHTKTVTSFTSVTFTGWTTIQTTSYRTQTTPLTETPKLKPNTLDQNFASQVLNLHNDYRRQHEASMLTWNDTLYKKAQEYANNAVVCNGTLIHSKYPYGENLALGYNSSAAIAAWYDENKIYNYNQPGFSRSTGHFTQMVWKNTTSIGCAYIICGEYYGQYTICEYDPPGNVEGQYADNVLSSNLKNT; encoded by the coding sequence ATGTTAAAACTATACATACAAATTCTGCTACTACTGTATTTCAAGACATCTAGCACATTTGCGAAAACGAAATACAACATCGTCACCAAAATCCATACCAAAACGGTCACCTCGTTCACCTCTGTCACTTTTACAGGCTGGACCACAATCCAGACCACCTCCTACAGAACGCAGACCACCCCACTTACAGAGACCCCAAAGCTTAAACCAAACACATTAGACCAAAATTTCGCTTCCCAAGTGCTAAACCTGCATAACGACTACCGCAGGCAGCATGAAGCCTCGATGCTCACCTGGAATGACACGTTGTACAAGAAGGCCCAAGAATACGCAAACAATGCTGTGGTATGCAACGGAACTCTAATCCATTCTAAATACCCCTACGGTGAAAACCTAGCCCTTGGCTACAACTCCTCCGCAGCCATAGCAGCATGGTACgatgaaaataaaatctaCAACTACAACCAACCTGGATTCTCCAGATCTACAGGCCACTTTACACAGATGGTATGGAAAAATACTACAAGCATTGGATGCGCATACATAATATGCGGCGAATACTATGGCCAGTATACAATCTGTGAATACGATCCCCCGGGAAATGTTGAGGGCCAATATGCAGACAACGTTTTATCATCAAACCTAAAAAATACCTAA
- the SCP160 gene encoding Scp160p (similar to Ashbya gossypii AAL177W) — protein MESQTAVEEQQHSVVIETPPTTADSSEATVAEAATVEADAREKQNTAAVPKRLPTKADFPPLSSVVYEAPKISWGPNMKKPESSSGSPSPSPVSVVGAAKPMRSKTVQEVFSLDLQTQLTIAKSEFSKFVMSVKQSHSVSIESTLSKLSRTFLISGSPTNVYNAKRELVKKLTMPVTQSLMVPSKTVSAIIGPGGKMIKAITNAAGGIKIEVCKSTEESAYDPDLEDYLNAVTLHGDVASVNFAKDKILNIVKEHTKNATLTVSVEDEKLIPFFSLTGIEISDEVTVKPFTVDSNKIILTGPTEEARAAKLAVQNYLSTLSNELREKKVSIPVKFQPLVNADEIKEMYQVNVIFPTNPDEETVSFFGLYSNIDEAIAYARNSSKLYVVESLEISKAHGKNVNHARNLILYFHKYHCLKEIEQRFENVKIVLPSLQELPKMEQVCINVISKSDYVEETKTVRKQIITLVNELSPSQVLAIDDLDYELFHKDIERVLSDADCQFIQLGNIYPGDNTILLFSKLDDDDFKPSAEELRESLEKTTSVLDELRSRQASLSTAIISLDAEYQDSYLSKDSATLALIMEEFSSVGRAQIKLQTPSKSEVSIRGDEKAVKIAVKCLESIAANPSNNYKVSFTVPTNTVSRTIGSRGANMLQVRDKFAVQMDIPQGSKDDNTEVTLTGLLYNCERAKAHILAEAKKWADLITKELIVPAKYHRQLLGSQGVYRTRLENKYNVRIQFIREAETVSIKGPSRGVNKAYTELKALLDFEIENGHKSIIKVPVDHVPRVIGKNGDVINGLRAEYGVELKFLQDSKEARAQEQSNVELEVTGSRQAIKEATSKIQNIITEASDFITVTVDIDPKYHKLIVGPGGSTLKEMISKAGGEEFRNKVVDVPNVGSNQKTINISGPKVFVDKITKSINHIVQDIEKDVTKELNIPKEKQGALIGAGGIVRKQLEKQFNVRLEVPDKGKGGKVELHGRPEAIALCEKEIFKNIIRDIYDAEVAVPAKYQEFVSDRGKFLNKLRTSYFVNVKYGNDTKKAHNLSHAKHEIPVERVTGAAGESTKFTVEDLPPSERSLDGTIIWKLIYEPVDLSDIFGDKNQVMQKDEALEAVQKLIKSRIELASSVSKIGYVWSDSSMKFNKIIGPAGSTVKNIRETTNTLINVPKKSEENSSIIYIIGTQENVEKAGKMIIDALKK, from the coding sequence ATGGAATCTCAAACTGCCGTTGAAGAACAGCAGCATTCTGTTGTTATTGAAACACCTCCTACGACTGCTGACAGTTCTGAAGCTACAGTTGCTGAGGCTGCCACTGTTGAGGCAGATGCACGTGAGAAGCAGAATACTGCAGCCGTTCCAAAACGTCTGCCTACCAAAGCGGACTTTCCTCCATTGAGTTCTGTTGTATATGAAGCACCAAAGATAAGCTGGGGTCCTAATATGAAAAAGCCTGAATCGTCTTCTGGCTCGCCTTCTCCTTCGCCAGTTTCTGTTGTGGGAGCCGCTAAGCCGATGCGGTCGAAGACTGTGCAGGAGGTGTTTTCGTTAGATCTGCAAACACAGCTCACGATTGCCAAGTCTGAGTTTTCCAAGTTTGTGATGTCTGTGAAACAGTCCCACTCTGTGTCTATCGAATCTACTCTGTCCAAGCTTTCTCGTAcatttttgatttctggTTCGCCTACTAATGTGTACAACGCAAAACGCGAGTTAGTCAAAAAGTTAACTATGCCCGTTACTCAGTCACTTATGGTTCCATCCAAGACGGTTTCAGCTATAATTGGACCAGGTGGTAAGATGATCAAGGCTATAACAAATGCTGCAGGGGGCATTAAGATCGAAGTTTGCAAGTCTACTGAGGAGAGCGCATATGATCCAGATCTCGAGGACTATTTGAACGCTGTGACTTTGCATGGTGATGTGGCATCTGTGAACTTTGCTAAGGACAAAATTCTGAATATTGTCAAGGAGCATACCAAGAATGCTACATTAACTGTTTCtgttgaagatgagaaattgattccatttttttcaCTGACAGGAATTGAGATTTCTGATGAAGTTACAGTGAAGCCTTTTACAGTAGATTCGAATAAGATTATTTTGACTGGTCCTACGGAAGAGGCAAGAGCAGCTAAGCTCGCTGTGCAGAATTATTTAAGCACTTTATCCAATGAACTTAGGGAGAAAAAGGTTTCGATTCCAGTAAAATTCCAACCGTTGGTCAATGCAgatgaaattaaagaaatgtATCAGGTTAACGTAATTTTCCCAACTAATCCTGATGAAGAGACCGTCTCCTTTTTCGGGTTATATTCCAATATCGATGAAGCTATTGCATATGCTAGAAATTCTTCTAAGTTATACGTGGTGGAGTCGTTAGAAATTTCTAAAGCTCATGGGAAGAACGTGAATCATGCTAGGAATTTGATACTATATTTCCATAAGTACCATTGCTTAAAGGAAATTGAACAGCGTTTTGAAAACGTCAAGATAGTTCTGCCATCACTGCAAGAGTTACCAAAGATGGAACAAGTTTGTATAAATGTCATCTCCAAGTCTGACTATGTTGAGGAAACCAAAACAGTGCGTAAGCAAATTATAACCCTTGTTAACGAGTTAAGTCCTTCGCAAGTACTAGCAATCGATGATTTAGACTATGAATTATTTCacaaagatattgaacGTGTTTTGTCTGATGCTGATTGCCAATTCATCCAATTGGGCAATATTTATCCGGGTGACAATACCATccttttgttttccaaGCTTGATGACGATGATTTCAAGCCTTCTGCAGAAGAGTTGAGAGAATCGTTAGAAAAAACCACATCCGTTTTGGACGAGTTACGTTCTAGACAAGCCAGCTTATCTACCGCAATCATTTCCTTAGATGCAGAATATCAAGATTCCTACCTATCTAAAGATTCTGCAACTTTAGCATTGATTATGGAGGAATTTTCCTCTGTGGGACGCGCCCAAATTAAGTTGCAGACGCCATCTAAATCGGAGGTCAGCATTAGAGGTGATGAAAAGGCGGTTAAGATAGCTGTAAAATGTCTTGAAAGTATCGCTGCCAACCCAAGCAACAACTATAAGGTCTCTTTTACTGTTCCAACAAATACGGTTTCTAGGACAATTGGTTCTAGGGGCGCTAATATGTTACAGGTTCGGGATAAATTCGCTGTTCAAATGGATATTCCACAAGGCTCTAAAGATGACAACACGGAGGTCACATTGACCGGGTTGCTATACAATTGTGAGCGTGCAAAGGCCCACATTTTAGCAGAAGCCAAAAAATGGGCTGATCTTATTACCAAGGAATTAATAGTTCCCGCCAAATATCATAGGCAATTGCTTGGTTCCCAAGGTGTTTACCGTACCCGTTTGGAAAACAAGTACAACGTACGTATTCAGTTCATTAGGGAGGCTGAAACTGTTAGTATTAAGGGTCCATCTCGCGGTGTGAATAAAGCTTATACCGAATTGAAAGCCTTGTTAGATTTTGAAATCGAAAATGGCCACAAATCTATCATTAAAGTCCCAGTTGATCACGTTCCAAGGGTTATTGGTAAAAATGGTGATGTTATTAATGGCTTAAGGGCTGAATATGGTGTTGAACTTAAATTCTTACaagattcaaaagaagCTAGAGCTCAAGAACAGAGCAACGTGGAATTAGAAGTGACTGGTTCAAGGCAAGCTATTAAAGAAGCTACCAgtaaaattcaaaatatcataaCTGAGGCTTCTGACTTTATTACTGTGACCGTAGACATTGATCCAAAGTATCATAAGCTAATTGTTGGTCCTGGAGGCAGCactttgaaggagatgaTATCAAAAGCAGGTGGTGAAGAATTTAGAAATaaggttgttgatgttCCAAATGTTGGTTCAAATCAGAAAACCATAAATATTTCTGGTCCAAAGGTATTCGTTGACAAAATCACAAAGTCAATCAACCATATTGTgcaagatattgaaaaagatgttaCTAAAGAGTTGaatattccaaaagaaaaacaaggAGCCTTGATTGGTGCCGGAGGAATTGTGAGAAAACAACTAGAGAAACAGTTTAATGTCCGGTTAGAAGTTCCAGACAAGGGCAAAGGAGGTAAGGTGGAACTCCATGGAAGACCGGAGGCTATTGCATTGTGCGAGAAGGAGATCTTTAAGAATATCATCAGGGATATTTACGATGCTGAAGTTGCAGTTCCTGCGAAATACCAGGAGTTTGTATCAGATCGTGGTAAATTCCTCAACAAATTAAGAACCTCATACTTTGTTAATGTCAAATACGGTAATGATACGAAGAAGGCACACAATTTATCCCATGCAAAACATGAGATTCCAGTTGAAAGAGTAACCGGTGCAGCTGGAGAGTCCACTAAGTTCACTGTTGAGGATCTCCCTCCTTCAGAGCGCTCTTTGGACGGCACAATCATATGGAAATTGATCTATGAACCTGTCGACTTGTCTGACATTTTTGGGGACAAAAACCAAGTTATGCAAAAGGATGAAGCTTTAGAAGCTGTTCAAAAGCTGATTAAATCACGGATCGAACTTGCTTCTTCTGTTTCTAAGATTGGCTACGTGTGGTCTGATAGTTCAATGAAGTTCAACAAGATTATTGGCCCAGCTGGATCCACTGTCAAGAATATCAGAGAGACAACGAACACATTAATAAACGTACCAAAAAAATCTGAAGAAAATAGTTCTATCATATACATAATAGGAACCCAGGAAAACGTTGAAAAGGCAGGTAAGATGATTATCGAtgcattaaaaaaataa
- the YPT52 gene encoding Rab family GTPase YPT52 (similar to Ashbya gossypii AAL176C) produces the protein MLQFKLVLLGDSSVGKSSIVHRFVKDSFDEFRESTIGAAFLSRTIKLAEYDDTMIKFEIWDTAGQERYKSLAPMYYRNANAALVVYDVTQEDSLAKAQSWVNELKSKVGDDDLVICLVGNKVDLAEEDSKSKVIDEDDAKDYAEQHGLIFHEVSAKSGRGVIEVFQNIGERLYLQRKDSLAAQSQQPSNIQLQRPTTNDATSCCV, from the coding sequence ATGTTGCAGTTTAAGCTTGTGCTTTTGGGGGATTCGTCCGTTGGGAAGTCTTCTATAGTGCATCGGTTTGTTAAGGATTCGTTCGATGAGTTCCGGGAAAGTACGATTGGAGCGGCATTTTTGTCGAGGACGATTAAGTTGGCAGAGTATGATGATACTATGATAAAGTTTGAGATTTGGGATACTGCTGGACAGGAACGTTATAAGTCGTTGGCGCCGATGTACTATCGGAATGCGAACGCGGCGTTGGTGGTCTACGACGTTACACAGGAGGATTCTTTGGCGAAGGCGCAAAGTTGGGTGAATGAGTTGAAAAGCAAAGTTGGGGATGACGATCTGGTGATTTGTCTTGTGGGTAATAAGGTTGATCTTGCGGAGGAGGACTCTAAGAGCAAAGTaattgatgaggatgatgcaAAGGACTATGCGGAGCAGCATGGGTTAATTTTCCACGAGGTTAGTGCGAAGAGTGGGAGGGGGGTTATTGAAGTGTTTCAAAACATTGGTGAGAGGTTGTATTTGCAACGGAAGGACTCGTTGGCTGCACAGTCGCAGCAGCCTTCGAACATCCAGCTACAAAGGCCAACCACAAATGACGCTACCTCGTGCTGCGTTTAG
- the MIC60 gene encoding Mic60p (similar to Ashbya gossypii AFR106C), whose amino-acid sequence MLRSSTVISGCRRLSSGTVPVTSKKTHRLRRFLLKVVVGSALFYGGGMTLSAYNPRVNDLFTENVPYAEELMDIYDNYRRGLHLSGPTFEVRRKLDELRRFVRSGGVKQEEEWVPGLVEQHKKVVATAVPELEPLKQQKLEKLLLPEVEVNGAQAAVQRLIDSLNSTIALVNERGLEVPEESAAALRGTHAALSQGIHLLNESVMSSVERELSARTSSALEELTVKYESEIKSKELEISEKYMNDFESFKRELEKITMEQLQTELKAHEQALLAKQRNEIAQLSIRQVEEFNKVVKEKIDQERQGRLAKLQELDAAVNSLVPVLERLEKQAVKKECVTQMTLAVQDLQTKLAQTGENPVDLSPELEKLKLLTDVIPRKTKKCCSSTPELMDIVVAELESKASGKIASNEQLYNRWLLLQPELKTTSLLPPNAGFLGHLTAKIFSLLLFTKEGFSTTQDMDATIARVAENLRVNKLDQAVAEAVEMKGWSRKVADGWVKLARQRLEVLSLVDVINAEIKTL is encoded by the coding sequence ATGCTCAGATCAAGTACGGTGATATCTGGCTGCAGAAGGCTGTCCTCTGGGACGGTTCCGGTGACGAGTAAGAAGACGCATCGTTTGCGCAGATTTTTGCTGAAGGTGGTTGTTGGTTCTGCGTTGTTTTATGGAGGGGGGATGACGTTGTCGGCGTACAATCCCAGGGTAAATGATTTATTCACTGAGAATGTTCCTTATGCAGAGGAGTTAATGGACATTTACGATAACTACAGGCGGGGCCTACATCTGTCGGGTCCGACGTTTGAAGTGAGACGCAAGTTGGATGAGCTGCGTCGGTTTGTTAGAAGTGGTGGGGTTAAGCAGGAGGAAGAGTGGGTGCCTGGTTTGGTGGAGCAGCATAAGAAGGTTGTGGCGACTGCAGTTCCAGAGTTGGAGCCTCTCAAGCAGCAGAAGTTGGAAAAACTGTTGTTGCCTGAAGTGGAGGTGAACGGCGCTCAGGCGGCGGTGCAGAGACTAATTGATTCATTAAACAGCACGATTGCATTGGTGAATGAAAGGGGGTTAGAAGTGCCGGAAGAAAGTGCAGCTGCGCTCCGTGGAACACACGCGGCTCTCTCGCAAGGTATCCATTTGCTAAATGAGTCTGTCATGAGTTCAGTTGAGCGTGAGCTATCAGCACGGACCAGTAGTGCGCTTGAGGAATTGACGGTTAAGTACGAGTCTGAGATTAAGTCAAAGGAGCTTGAAATTTCAGAAAAGTATATGAACGACTTTGAGAGTTTTAAGCGTGAGCTTGAGAAAATAACGATGGAGCAGCTTCAAACAGAACTCAAGGCTCACGAACAGGCACTGCTGGCAAAACAGCGCAATGAAATTGCACAGCTTTCCATCAGGCAAGTAGAGGAATTCAACAAGGTTGTGAAGGAAAAAATCGATCAAGAAAGGCAGGGACGCCTTGCTAAGCTTCAAGAACTGGACGCGGCTGTGAACTCTCTTGTTCCTGTCCTAGAGCGGTTAGAGAAGCAAGcagttaaaaaagaatgtGTCACTCAAATGACGCTTGCCGTACAAGACCTGCAGACCAAATTGGCACAGACTGGCGAAAACCCTGTGGATCTATCTCCTGAATTAGAGAAACTCAAGCTATTGACTGACGTTATTCCAAGAAAGACTAAGAAGTGCTGTTCCTCAACACCTGAGCTGATGGACATTGTCGTTGCCGAACTAGAGTCAAAAGCTAGCGGCAAAATTGCTTCTAACGAACAGTTGTACAACAGGTGGTTATTACTCCAACCAGAGCTTaaaacaacttctttgtTGCCTCCAAATGCTGGCTTCTTAGGTCATCTCACTGCAAAGATATTTTCCTTGCTACTATTCACTAAAGAAGGCTTTTCAACAACCCAAGACATGGACGCTACCATCGCGAGAGTTGCAGAGAATTTGCGTGTCAACAAATTAGACCAAGCCGTGGCAGAAGCCGTCGAAATGAAGGGCTGGTCTAGAAAAGTGGCTGACGGATGGGTGAAGTTGGCCCGCCAGAGATTGGAAGTCCTGTCCCTTGTCGATGTCATTAATGCTGAAATAAAGACATTGTAA
- the ARP4 gene encoding Arp4p (similar to Ashbya gossypii AFR105C): MSSSALQVYGGDEITAIIIDPGSFNTNIGYSGTDCPQAILPSCYGQYINDEEKPSLFNEQSIGLPRKDYEIKEIVRSGEVVDWDKAQEQWEWAIKSVLLFESNKGLPALLTEPIWNSEDNRKKSLEVLLEGMDFEACYLTPTATAVSFAMGRPTCLVVDIGHDITSVSPVIDGMTLSKSSMRSFIAGGLLNELIRTSLKPREILPLFQVAKKRPEFVKRSFDYEIHPSLLNFVNERQFFQEFKETMLQVAPTSLTKFKSELEQLSKRSIEAPWGEDLVFDSETRFNIAEQLFRPETAKFPEDWPISKDGVVETWHNDYVPLKRNKPGANSKEKEGTIDATPVPDENSVTPSEHLNDQGKRSLEDDTPEAKNEISGLADLIHSSIMSTDVDLRTTLAHNVVITGGSSSIPGLTDRILAELNKSLPALKFRMLTSGQAREKQYQSWLGGSILASLGTFHQLWVGKQEYAEVGADRLLKDRFR, translated from the coding sequence ATGTCCAGTTCAGCTCTTCAAGTGTATGGTGGTGATGAGATTACTGCTATAATCATTGATCCAGGATCTTTTAATACCAATATTGGATACTCTGGTACTGACTGTCCTCAGGCAATACTACCCTCTTGCTACGGTCAGTACATAAATGATGAGGAAAAGCCTAGTCTTTTTAATGAACAATCTATTGGATTGCCCAGAAAAGATTATGAGATCAAAGAGATTGTCAGATCAGGTGAGGTTGTTGATTGGGACAAGGCTCAAGAACAGTGGGAATGGGCGATAAAATCTGTACTTCTGTTTGAATCAAATAAAGGTCTTCCAGCGTTGTTAACGGAGCCAATTTGGAACTCTGAAGATAACAGAAAGAAATCATTGGAGGTGTTATTGGAAGGAATGGATTTCGAAGCATGTTACTTGACACCAACTGCTACGGCTGTATCATTTGCTATGGGCAGACCTACTTGTTTAGTTGTTGATATTGGGCACGACATTACAAGCGTCAGTCCTGTAATAGATGGCATGACCCTTTCTAAGAGTTCCATGAGGAGTTTTATTGCAGGAGGCTTGTTGAATGAGCTCATTAGAACGAGTTTAAAACCGAGAGAGATTCTCCCTTTGTTCCAAGTAGCTAAGAAACGTCCAGAGTTTGTTAAACGTTCATTTGATTATGAAATCCATCCATCTCTACTGAACTTTGTAAATGAGCGGCAATTCTTCCAAGAGTTTAAAGAAACTATGTTACAAGTTGCGCCTACttctttaacaaaatttAAATCAGAATTAGAACAACTCAGCAAGAGATCTATCGAAGCACCCTGGGGTGAAGACCTTGTTTTCGACAGTGAAACGAGATTCAACATTGCTGAACAATTATTCAGACCAGAAACTGCTAAGTTCCCAGAAGATTGGCCAATATCTAAAGATGGAGTTGTAGAAACGTGGCATAACGATTATGTTCCACTGAAGAGAAATAAACCAGGTGCCAATTCCAAAGAGAAAGAAGGAACTATAGATGCCACACCTGTTCCAGATGAAAACAGTGTTACGCCTTCGGAACATTTAAATGATCAAGGTAAAAGGTCTTTAGAAGATGATACGCCTGAAGcgaaaaatgaaatatctGGCCTTGCCGATTTGATTCACTCTTCGATCATGTCAACCGATGTAGATCTACGCACCACACTAGCTCACAATGTGGTCATTACTGGAGGTAGCTCTTCTATTCCAGGGTTGACTGATAGAATATTAGCAGAGCTAAACAAGTCTTTACCTGCATTGAAGTTTAGAATGCTCACTTCTGGCCAGGCAAGGGAAAAGCAATATCAATCATGGTTAGGAGGAAGCATATTAGCAAGCCTAGGAACTTTTCATCAGCTTTGGGTAGGGAAGCAGGAATACGCGGAGGTAGGTGCTGATAGGTTATTGAAAGATAGATTTAGGTAA